In Paenibacillus protaetiae, the genomic stretch ATTGAGGCGGTTCCGATTATTATTTTACTTTCGTTTATCGTGTTGCTGGGCTGTTATCCGTCGATCGTAACCGAAAGCTTCAGGCATGATATGAATGAGCTGTTCGGGGCTTTATTTGCATCGAAAGCAGGGGGTGGCTGACATGTCCGATTTTAAACTGTGCGTGCAGCTGCTCGCAATTGCTGTAACGGTTGGGGGTATGATCGTCATGGCGTTCCGCCGCCATGACGTCAAGCGTATGCTGCTCCTCTCCATTGTGCCTGAAGCGGGGAGCGTACTTCTGTCTTTGGGGCGGAAGGCGAAATAACTTCTTTATTTTTATTTCAGGCGCTGGCGAGTCTGGTTGCTTACGCAGGGCTGCTGCTGGTTATCCGGACCGTAGAACGCAGCGCCGGAACGCAGCTGAACGCATTTGAAGGGATGTACCACCGCAATGGTTGGCTGGCTGCTTTTACGGGGATTTATGTATTGTCCCTGTCAGGTTTGCCGCTGACGGGCGGTTTTATCGGCAAAATATTGCTGGTATGGGACGCAATCAGGCTGGAGGCGTACGGCTCAGCGGCAGCGTTGCTCGTCTGTCTGTTATTTTCGTATTATCTTTATTTCCCGCTCATCCGGTCGATGTATATGCTGCCCGGAGAAAATAAACCGGTTGTTCCGTCGGCGGCGCCAACAAGCTTTGGTTTGGGAGCGGCCGCCGTGCTGACCGTTGCGCTCGGCTTATTTCCGGGTACGGTATTGGGCTGGTTTGCGGATTGGCTGGGACAATCCCTTTCGTAAAGCCTGCGTTTGACGCAGGCTTTTTTTAAATCGGGACGGCGGAGCCGGCCGCAGCCTGCCTTTATAAGCCCGCAGCCGCGCTGCCAAGCGGCATCATCCATTTTTGAACAAGGGAATGATTCCACAATGGCGAATAGGTATACAGACATGCAACAGCAAAAGAAAAGGGCAGTGCCTGCACGGAAAGGCACTTGTTTATACAGACCCGGGCAGGCGGCAAAGCTGCTGCTCGTGCTGGCTTTCCTTGCGGGCGCCTTGACCGTGCAGGCGCCCGCAAGAGCATCGGCGGCGGCGGTACCGCCTGCGGACGCCGCCGCTGCAGCGGATGAGGAGCCGGATGGCTGGCTCCTCAAATGGCAAGATCCCGGGCAGGCGGAGCCTCTGCCCGGGACGGAAGTGCTCCGCCGCCAGCCGGAGACGGCGGTATGGCTTGTCCGTCCCGCCGCGGAAGCGGGCGCGGACGTGCAGCAATGGCTGGCCCGGCTGCGCAGTACGCCGGGCGTGCAGTATGTGCACCCGAATGGCCGGGTGCACATGATGGCCGCTGCAAGCGGAGCGGCCCCCGGGGCGGGAGCATCCGCAGCTGTAAGCGCCAATGATCCGCAGCTCGGCAAGCAGACTTATTTGAAGCAAATAGGCGCGATCCAAGCGTGGAACACGGTGCGCGAGCAACCAAAGCTGGTAATCGCCGTAGTAGATACCGGGATCGATCTGGACCATCCCGATTTGAAGGCGAATCTGGTTCCCGGCGCCAATATGATCGACCCGGGCAAATCGCCCGACGATGACAATGGGCACGGTACCAACGTGGCAGGGTCATCGCCGCTTCCGGCAATAATAGTATCGGCGTCTCCGGCGTGTTATGGAAAGCGAAAATCATGCCTGTCAAAGCGTTAAACGCACAAGGGGACGGGACGGAGCAGGACCTGGGCGACGGCATTTTGTATGCGGTAAGGAACGGAGCCAAAATTATTGTGTTATCTGTTGGCTTGTACCGGTATTCGCCGTATATGCTCGATATTGTTCAATATGCAGAGGATCACGGGGCGCTGCTTGTAGCGGCGGCCGGCAATGACGGCGACCAGCTGCTGGAGCGGGCTGCCGTTAAATATCCGGCAGCCTATCCGACGGTTCTGGCTGTTGGAGGCGTTCAGCCGAACGGCGCACCGGATACCCGTTCCAATCCCGGCCCGGAAGTGGATCTTGCCGCTGCCTGGCGGGTGTACACAACGGCCATGGGCGGAGGCTACAAATACCAGGAAGGAACGTCGATGGCGGCGCCGCAAGCGGCTGCAGCGGCGGCGCTGGTATGGGCGAAATCGCCCGGGCTTGCTGTTTATGAGGTGAGGGAACTGCTGCGGCAAACCGCTCAGGACGTCGGCGACAAAGGCTTCGACGAGCGGACCGGCTATGGCCTGCTGCGGATTGACCGTGCAGTCGCTGCCTCGTATTCAACCGACAGCCGGGAGCCAGACAATAAGCAGAGCAGCGCTTCTTTTTTGCCGCTTGGCAAACAAATGGCAGCCGAGCTTGCGCCAAATGACAGCGATTGGTACCGGGTGAACGCGCCATATGACGGTACCCTTTCGATCGGATACCGGTTTCTGCCCGTATTCGGGCAGCCGCTGCCAAGAATTTATGTCGACCATTACGCCGACGGGGTTCTGCAGCGAACGGCTGTCGTGAAGCTGGAGAGCGGCACCTTTGATTTCCAAGTCCATCAAGGAACCAACTTTTTTTATGTGCATACCGACATCGGGCTGGACGGCAAGCTGCCTTACTTGCTTACGCCTGTTTATCATGTAGGCGCGGATGCATACGAAAGCAATGACAGCGCCCTTCAGGCCTTTACTTTAAAAGCGGCAAACCAGACGGTTACAGGCACTTTTCATCAGACGGGAGACCAGGACTGGTATGTCATGAACGTGGCGCAAAGCGGCAAACTCAGCTTAAGGATGACGGTGGATACCGTCCGTATTGACCCTGAATTGGCGGTGCAGCGCGCCGGGCAATCATTATTGTCCTATGATGAAGAAGGAGAAGGGGCGGCTGAACAATCTCCTGTCATAACCGTTACGCCGGGCAAGTATTATATTCGAGTACATAATGCGATCTCGGAGGATGCAAGTCCGGTAACGGGCCAATATAAACTTAAAATAAGTTATACGCCTACGTATACGGATCCGAATGAGCCCAATGACAAGCCTTACGAAGGGCTGCTGGTGTCTTCCGGCGCTGAATATCTAGGCGTTGCGGGCAGCACGGCTGACCAGGATTGGTTTCAGCTTCGGATTACGGCGCCCAGCGTGGCCGATTTGGCTGTGAGCAATGTTCCTGCGGGCAGCAGCTTGAAGCTTGAGCTGTACGACAAAAAGCAGAAGCTGGTGACGACGAGATCGACGGGGCATACGGGACAACTGCTGGCGGGAGGTGTAATGCTGCAGCCGGACATTTATTATGTGAAGCTGACGGCGGATCATGCTTTTGACAATCAGTATTACCGGTTTTCCGTCAAGGTTGACGAGCTGATTGCCGGCTTTCGCGATATTAAGGGGCACTGGGCACAATCGGATATTGTAAGCATGAAGCAGCGCGGCATCATTGGCGGCACAGGCGGGTACCGTTTTGAGCCTAACCGCCAAATGACGAGAGCTGAAGCTGTATCGATGCTGGCCAAAGCATTCCCGGCGACGGGGAAAGGCTCAAGTTCCGCAAACGGCATGAAGTTCCAAGATGTGCCAGACAGCTATTGGGCCGCCGGAGTGATTCGAAGCGCCGCGCAAAAAGGCTGGATTAACGGTTACCCGGACGGAACTTTCCGTCCCGGCCAGGCTGTCACCCGAAGGGAAATGGCTGTGCTTGCCGCCAAAGCGGCAGGCATGCAGCCGGTTGCTGCTGCGGCTCCGCCGTTCCGGGATGTCGGCCCGGCGGATTGGGCGGCGCCTTATGTTCATGCATTAAAGCAGCGCGGCTGGATTAAAGGAGCGGATGAAGCGGGTCATTATAATCCGGACGCATGGTCCAGCAGAGCGGAATGGACTACGCTGGTTTACCGCATGATCCGGTCCTGACAGGTTTGATGTGTTGTTACCTATTATAATAAAGAGCGGGAGGTGGCAGGCGGTTTATGAATGAGGATGATTTGATCGACAGCATGCAGACCAGTGCAGGCATGACAGGGCTGTTCTCGATCGTGGTCACGCTGCTTGCAATTATCTTCTCCTGGATGCTGATTCAGGAATTCAAATGGGAAAGTTTGTTCCGGAACCCCCGGTCTCCGAAAGCCAGAATGCTCCAGGTTGTGTTATCTGTCATTATTGGATATTTGCTGGCGCGGTTTGTGCTGGATTACTGGGGATGGTCTTCGCTGCTGAAAGGATTCGTCGAATAACATCATCGAAAAATGTCAACAATGGTTAGTATATGACGGTCCGAAACAGAGGGCGGCTTGCGAATATTAAAACGGTGCGTTCCATTCCTGATTTTCAATGTTATTTCTGCACATTTAGACAAATTTCGCATACGCTGGTTCATTATTTCATAAGCACTGCATAAGGGCAAAAGATGGAAATAATTTAGCGCTTGTCGATTTGTGTAGGTCGATGATATTATGAAATTTAGGTGATTGGAAAGAGACCATTTTCTCAGAACTAGGAAGAGGAATTCAAGCTCGCGGAGGGAAACTTAAGATGACCAAAATTATCGTCCGCGGAGGCCGGCGTTTATCGGGAACAGTCCGCGTCAGCGGTGCCAAAAATGCAGTGCTCCCCATATTGGCGGCTTCGTTACTGGCAACAGAAGGAGTCAGCGTTATTCATGACGTTCCCTTACTTGACGATGTAATGACTATTAAAAGCGTACTGGCTTCGTTGGGAGCACAGTTGAACTATAACGAAGAGACGATGCATATCAACGCTGAGCGTTTGGTGACTTATGAAGCGCCGTATGAGCTGGTAAGGAAAATGAGAGCTTCCTTCCTGATTATGGGCCCGCTTTTGGCTCGTGTCGGTAAGGTTCGTATTTCGCTTCCGGGCGGCTGTGCAATTGGAACGAGGCCGATTGATCAGCATTTGAAAGGCTTTGAGGCGATGGGTGCGGAAATCACCCTTGGCCAAGGCTTTATCGAAGCAAGTACGGATTCCAAGCTAAAAGGCGCTAAAATTTACTTGGATGTTCCAAGTGTTGGCGCTACGGAGAACATTATGATGGCTGCTGCGCTGGCAGAAGGCACAACGGTCATCGAGAATGCGGCCAAAGAGCCGGAAATCGTTGATTTAGCGAACTACATCAATGCGATGGGCGGCAAAGTGCGCGGAGCCGGTACAGGCCTTATCCGGATTGAAGGGGTAGACCGGATGTACGGCGTTGTACATCAGGTTATTCCTGACCGGGTGGAAGCGGGCACTTATATGGTGGCTGCTGCAATTACCGGCGGCGACGTGTTTGTAGAAGGAGCTATCGCAGATCATTTGACGCCGGTTATTTCCAAGCTGGAAGAGATGGGCGTGCAAATTACGGCGAGCGATAACGGCATTCGCGTGCAATCGGACGGCCGTCTGAAAGCGGTAGATGTCAAAACATTGCCGCATCCCGGTTTCCCGACCGATATGCAATCGCAAATGATGGCGCTGCTGCTGTGTTCCGAAGGGACTAGCGTCATTACGGAAACGGTATTTGAGAACCGTTTTATGCATGTCGCCGAGTTCCAGAAAATGAACGCGCAAATTAAGGTGGAAGGCCGTACCGCTATTGTAAACGGCAATGTTCCGTTAACCGGCGCCAAAGTTTGCGCAACCGACCTGCGTGCGGGAGCGGCGCTCATTTGTGCGGCTTTAAGAGCGGAAGGCGCGACGGAAGTATCGGGTATCCACCATGTGGACCGCGGTTATGTGAACATTACGGGCAAGCTTGCCTCGCTGGGCGCTTTGATTGAACGGGTAGAGACGGATGCTCCGGCAGCGGCAGTGTCCATTCCCGCAGCGCCGGATGACAAGGAAGTTCCGGTAGCTGTCGCTGTTGCAGCCGGAGCGGAAGATACCGACGCAGCATCGTTCAAACGCGATAAGGAAGTTCCGGTGCTGAAAGTCCGCCCGACATGGGCCTAACGTATACCATGTAACCATGCTGTCTGATAAGGTTTTGCTTTTTCCTGCGGGAAAGAAGCAAAACCTTTTTTTGTGCTTGCTTTATGCAGCTGCTGTGCCGGGGAACCTCGTTGCAGGAGCTGTTTTTTGTGTTGGCCAGCAGAAGCGTGGAACGGTTGTTCATAGATTGTTCATCTTGAAGTGATATAGTCGAACCGTTAAAGACCGATGGAGGGTGGAGTACAGTCAATGAGGAAATGGATGATTTGGCTTGGTATTTTAATAATCCTTGTTGCGGCCGGAGGCGGCGCCTATTATTACTTCTTTAAGGATAAGGATCATGCAGGCACGGAGAAGAAGGCTGCGGCTATTACGGCGAGAGTGACAAGAGGTAATATTGTCAATCAGATTAGCGGCACAGGCTCCGTTGTAGCTAATTCCAGGGAGACCGTAACCGCCGGCAAAAGCGGCACGCTCGCTAAGGTGAATTTTAAGGAAGGCGATTCTGTTAAAAAGGGACAAGTAATTGCGACGTTTGAAGATTCCGATGATTATGCGGATCAGATTAAAACGATTACCCGCAGCATCGAGAAACTTCAGCAGCAGCTTGCCGACGACCAGGAGAAATATAAGGAAGCGACGGGCACGGAAAATGAAGAGCAGACAAAGGAATCGATCGATAAGGATATGTCCGGGATCCAGGACGACATCGCTGACAACCAGGAAGATCTTCAGGACATTTACGATAAGAAAGCCGCTGAAGTGAAAGATATCGTGTCGCCGATCGACGGCCAAGTAACGAATCTGGCGGTTCAAGCCGGTGACGAAGTGCAGGCGAATACAACGATTGCAGAAATTGTAAATTACAATTATTTGGAATTTGTAACCTCAGTAGATGAACTGGATATTCCGAAAGTAACCGTTGGCCAGACGGCCAATATTACATTAAGCTCTTACAGCAATAAAACGTTCGAAGGATCGGTATCCGAAATTGCAAAGGAAGGAACGTCGAGCAATGGCTCTTCTTCTTTTCAAGTCAGCATTTTGCTGAAAGATATCGACGGTGTCATGGTCGGGATGTCCGGTCAAGCGGCTATTACCATTGAGTCCCGCGAAAATGTGCTGGAAGTGCCGGTGAACGCCGTTGTTTCCGTCGGCGGCAAATCTTATGTGCGCGTTCAGACGGAAGACGGCGCAGGAGCAAGCGGCACAGGAGCAGGCGGCGCAGGAGCAGGCAGCAGCGGAAGCGGCCAAGCAGGAGCAGGCGCAGCCGGCCAAAGCGGCGCCGGGCAAGGGCAAGGCCGTGCGGGACGTACCGGCGCCGGCCAAGGCCAAGCCGGGGCATGGACGCAAGGCGGCAGCGGCGCTAATGCGGCTTCGTCGCCAAGCGGCGAAGGGCAAAGCCGTGCAGGGCGCTTCAGCGGCGGAGGCCAGGCCGGTGCTTGGGCACAAGGCGGCCAAGGAGCTGACGCTCAGCGAGGCACAGGCGGCGCTGCTGCTTCCGGCAGCGCGAACCGTACGGTTGCGAACGGCTCGGCAGCAGCCGGTCAAACCGAAGAGCAGCCGCAATCAGGAACGGGAGCAGGACAAGACGGCCCAAGCAAAGGCCAGTCCGCCGCCGGCACAGGCAGCGATGCTGCGCAAGACCCTCGTATGCAGGCGCTGCTTTCGCGGATTGATACCTTGGGCGGCAAGCTGGTCGAAGTTACAACCGGCCTGAGCAACGATGCCTTTGTGGAAATTATGTCGGGCCTTGAAGAAGGGCAAGTCGTGCTCATCCCAAGCCCGCAAGGCGCGGTAGGCATGGGCCAATCTTCAACGCAGCAGCAGCAGTTCGCCTTCCCGGGCGGTTTTGGAGGCGGCGGGTTCGGCGGCGGTGCAAGCTTTGGAGGCGGTTTTGCCGGGGGCGGCAACCGGGCCAGCAGCTTCAGCCGTGGTGGAGGCGGGGCACGATGAGCCATCCTACAACGCTGCCCCTCATTGACATTCAGGATGTCGTCAAGTCGTATATGATGGGACGTGAAAAAACGACCATTTTGCACCATATTTCGCTTCAAGTTGCCGCAGGGGATTTTCTGGCTATTGTTGGCCCATCCGGTTCCGGGAAATCGACGCTGATGAATATTATCGGCTGCCTGGATGCGCCTACCAGCGGCAGCTATAAGCTGGACGGCATTGAAGTTGTTGGACAAAGCGATAACAAGCTGACGGAATTCCGCAATAAGAAAATCGGGTTTATTTTTCAAGGGTATCATTTGCTCCCGAAATTAACAGCGCTCGAAAATTGCGAGCTTCCGCTTATTTATCGGGGTATGTCCGCTAAAGAAAGGAAAACCCGCGCCAGTATTGCGCTGGAACGGGTTGGTCTCGGGGAGCGGATGCACCACCGGCCGAATGAGTTGTCCGGCGGCCAGCAGCAGCGGGTGGGCATCGCCAGAGCGCTGGCGACGAATCCTTCGCTGCTGCTGGCCGATGAGCCAACCGGAGCGCTGGATTCCCGTACCGGCATGGAAGTGCTCGGAATGATGGAGGAGCTTAATCAGACGGGACAGACCATTGTGCTCATTACGCATGATATGGAGGTTGCTCAAAGAGCCAGCAGAATCGTAATGATTCGGGATGGCCGGCTGACGGAGCTGGAGAGGGGGGCAGCTATGAAAATCATGCAAGCCTTCGTGATGGCGTTCAAGAGCGTCTTATCGAACAAGCTTAGAACGGTTCTGTCCATGCTGGGCATATTGATAGGCGTTGCGACTGTTATTGCGCTGGTGGCGATGGGCAAGGCTTCCGCCAACGAAGTGGCCGATCAGGTCGCCTCTCTTGGCACAAGCCAGGTGAGCGTGACGATCAGCGGGCGCGGCACGGTAACCACGTTATCGGTTGATGAAGCCGATAAGCTGGCGGAGATCAATAATATTGAAGCCGTTGCTCCGATTGTGAGTAGCACCGGTTATGCCAAATATAAAACGACCTCCGTTTCGGTCAACGTACAAGGCATTACGCCGGATTACGAGGATGTGCAAGACTTTAGCGTGCAGGACGGCAGGTATATCGCACAGCCGGATATCGACAACAAGCAGATGGTCGCCTTGATCGGCACGGAAACGGCCAAAGATTTGTTCCAGGATGAAGGAGTGGACCCGGCGACAGCCGTTGGCCAGAAAATTACGATTAACGGTTATATTTTTACAATTGTAGGCCTTCTGGAGTCAAAGGGCGACACGTTAACCGGCTCCAACGATGAAAAAATACTCATTCCGATTACAACCGGCCAAAAGCTGTTCCGGCAAAAAGGCGTATCGACCATCTATGTTAAAGTAGCCGATACGGACAAAATGGACCAGGTTGTATCATCGCTGGAAGCAAGCCTCTACAAAACGTTCCGGGGCGATGACGATGCGTACCGCGTGTCCAATCAAGAGGATACGATGAAGGCACTCAACTCCGTGAATGACACGATGAACAGGCAGCTTATTTATGTAGCGGTTATTTCGCTCATTGTCGGCGGCATCGGCATTATGAACATTATGCTCGTGTCCGTGACGGAACGGACGCGCGAGATTGGGATTCGCAAATCGCTTGGCGCCAAGAAACGGGATATTTTGTTCCAATTTCTGATCGAAGCCATGTCTATCAGCGGCCTTGGCGGCGCAGTCGGGATCGGGATCGGTTACGTCGCATCCTTTATTATCGGCAAGGCGATGGATACGCCAACGGAAGTGCCGCTGAATACCGTGCTCTTGTCCTTTGCTTTTTCCGCATTTGTTGGCATCGTATTCGGATTTATTCCGGCCAATAAAGCTGCCGGCCTCAAACCGGTCGATGCTTTGCGGCATGACTGATTTGGTTCTATCCTATTAAATCCGCTCATAGACTAATTCCATACCAGCACAAAAGATAGAGAGAGCCCGCTCGTGCCGATGCGGGCTCTCTCTTGCCATCTGCTTCGGCAAGGAAGGAGAACAATGAGACGGATAGTAGAGACTGGAAGGAGAGACGCATTATGGAGACGGCTGCCTGGCAGCCGCAAGCCGGCCCGGCTGCTCCCTTTTTTCGCTATCGGCTTCATGGCGGGAATTTCGCTGCTGCTCATTCAGCTTATTCTCGCCGAACGGCTTGCGCCTTGGCAGTTAACTGCCCGAAGCGTCATGCCCGATCAGGTGCAGGCGGCTCATCTGCAGCAGCCAGCGGGTGGAGATGACCGGCGCCCGGCCCCGGCTGTACAAGCTCCGGCTGCGTCCGGCAGCCAGCCATCCGCACAGCCCCGTCATGCCGCTGCCGTTTCCGGCGGCACAGCTGGTGCATCTGCGGGTGAAGCGCCGGCAGGAAGCAAGCAGGATCCTATAGTGCGAGTCTACTTAACGAAGGAGAAACGGATTGAATCGGTGCCTCTCGAAACCTATGTCAAAGGGGCGGTAGCCGGAGAGATGCCGATTGATTTCGAACCGGAGGCTCTGAAGGCGCAGGCGATAGCAGCCCGGACTTATATCGTGCGGCGGCTGGAGAAGAACGACCGGAGCGGAGTGCCGGTAGCCGGTGCCGATGTAACCGATACGGAGCAGCATCAAATGTATGTGCCGCTCTCCCGCCTCGGAAGCAATTGGCCGGAAGCGCAGCGCGAAGCGGATTTGGCCAAGCTGTCCAAGGCGGTGGAAGATACGAAAGGCCTTGTTGTCGCTTACGGGGATGAGCCGATCGAAGCGGTGTTTTTTTCGACGAGCAACGGGTATACCGAAAACTCCGAAGATTATTGGCAGGAGAGCATTCCTTATTTGCGAAGCGTAGCGAGCCCGTGGGACAAGGAGCTGTCGCCGGCTTATAAAGAAACGGTTACGTTTACGTTAAGCGATTTTTATAGCAAGCTTGGAATAAGCCCCGCCGGCAAAAGCAAAAGCCCTGCCATCAAAGTGCTGAAATGGACGGATGGCAAGCGGATTGCCGAGGTCCGGATCGCCGGCCGCGAATTTAGCGGGCGCGAAGTGCGGGAGAAGCTGGAACTGGCTTCGGCCCAGTTCGCATGGAAGGTGAAAGGCGATTCCATTGTCATCACGACGTATGGCAGCGGCCACGGCATCGGAATGAGCCAGTGGGGGGCGGACGGCATGGCCAAGGAAGGCCGCAGCGCGGAGCAAATACTAGCCTACTATTATACAGGCACGAAGGTGGAACAAGCTTCGAAGCTTGTGAACCGGTCCTAGCGAATTCGGTTCTAGCGGACCCGGCTCTATCTGAAGGAGCCAAGCTAGATTACAGTCTTCCAGGCGAATCTTCAAAGCTTAAAAAATGTTCTATCTCCTCACGTATAAAGCCGTATGTTCTGGCAACAATGGCTAGTGAGGTGATAGAAAATGAATGACAACCAAAACAAACCAAAGCAAGAGTCTCCTAAAACAACTATGGGAGGCGCATCTGCCGCTAACTCTACCAACGGCTGGAAGAAGCTGCTGTCGAAAAGATGGGTAACTCCGGCAGCGTTCATGGTCGCGGCAGCAATTATCGTAACCTTAATGTGGGTCTATCAGGACTCGGACAACAGCAAGCCTACTACCGTGGATCCGACCAATGTTTCTGATGATTCCACAAGCGGGGATCAAGCGAAAGGCGGCTCGAGCGATACGGCTCCGGTTATTACCGGGGATGAATCGATGGCATGGCCGGTACTGAATCGCGACAAGCTGGAAGTAGCGCTTGGATTCTATGACAATAACGCGAACGAAGAAGAACGCGCTGCAGCTACCATTCAGTCAGGCGACACGTTCACACCGCATGTGGGGATTGACCTCGCCGATCCGAAAGGCGCAACGTTTGACGTAACGGCGGCCTTGTCCGGCAAAGTGACAGAAGTGACGCAGCATCCGCTGAACGGCAACGTAGTAGCCATCGACAGCGGCAACGGTCTCGTTACGCTGTACGAAAGCTTGAGCAATGTGAAGGTAGCCGTCGGCGATGAAGTGAAGCAAGGTACGGTTATCGCACAAGCGGGCCGCAGCGACTTGGAAAAAGACCTTGGCGTTCACCTTCACTTCGAAGTCCGCAACAATGGAACGGCCGTTAACCCGGCCGAGCTGATCGAGAAAAAATAATGCCTCGGCGGCAAGTTGCGGCAAACATGCTTCACCAAAAACCAAAGCAGTCATGGCTGCTTTGGTTTTCTTATGGGATAGAGCCAAAGCGGCATTAGCTGCTTTGGCTTTTTTTATTCGGATTTTAAGGGTTTTTTCATGAAAATTTGCATAGAACGGCATGTCAGGCTTGGACATAAAGAATATCTACCCGCGCCCCTCATATAATGTACCAAACTATCTCGAGTAAGGGAGGCGGGAACGTGCACGATTACATCAAAGAGCGAACCATTAAAATAGGCCGCTGCATTGTGGAGACGAAGCATACGGTCCGTACAATCGCTAAAGAGTTCGGCGTTTCCAAAAGCACGGTGCATAAGGATCTGACCGAACGTCTGCCGGAGATCAACCCCGATCTGGCCGACCAGGTTAAGCACATTCTCGAATACCACAAGTCGATCCGCCATTTGCGAGGCGGCGAGGCCACCAAGATTAAATATAAGAAAACAACCGGTAAGAAGCGGGAGGTGCTGGCTGCCGCCAAGGCATGAATTTTTTTCGAGGAAAATAGAGGAAATTCGATTTATTTAGCGAATAATGTTCTTAAGCAGTTTCTGTGTCAACGGAACTAGATGGAAACGTGTACACATTATTCGTCGGAGGACTTTGGGCTTATGTTTAGCAGGGATATCGGAATTGATTTGGGCACAGCCAATGTATCCATCCATGTGAAAGGGAAAGGCGTCGTGCTGGATGAGCCTTCCGTCGTAGCGATTGAAAGCGATACGAAGAAGGTGCTTGCCGTCGGCGAGGAGGCTCATCGGATGGTGGGACGGACGCCTGGCAATATTATTGCGATCCGCCCTTTGCGCGATGGTGTCATTGCTGATTTTGAAATAACCGAAATAATGCTGAAGGCGTTTATCGACCGTGTCGACGGGCGCAGTTGGTACAGCAAGCCGCGCATTCTGATTTGCGCGCCGACCAATATTACGTCCGTTGAGCAGAAGTCGATTCGGGAAGCTGCGGAACGAAGCGGTGCCAAAGATGTTTTTATGGAAGAGGAGCCTAAAGCGGCGGCTATTGGCGCGGGGATGGATATTTTTCAGCCAAGCGGCAACATGGTCGTGGACATTGGCGGAGGTACGACGGATGTGGCCGTCTTATCGATGGGTGACGTCGTAACCTCCTCTTCCCTTAAAATCGCCGGGGACAAGTTCGATTCCGCGATCATGAAGTACATTAAAAACAAGTACAAGCTGCTGATCGGCGAGCGGACAAGCGAGGATATCAAGATCAGAATCGGTACGGTGTATGACGAAGGGCGCCGGTCCGAAATGGATATCCGCGGCCGGGACATGGTGACCGGTCTTCCTCTTACGATTAC encodes the following:
- the mreB gene encoding rod shape-determining protein MreB, producing the protein MFSRDIGIDLGTANVSIHVKGKGVVLDEPSVVAIESDTKKVLAVGEEAHRMVGRTPGNIIAIRPLRDGVIADFEITEIMLKAFIDRVDGRSWYSKPRILICAPTNITSVEQKSIREAAERSGAKDVFMEEEPKAAAIGAGMDIFQPSGNMVVDIGGGTTDVAVLSMGDVVTSSSLKIAGDKFDSAIMKYIKNKYKLLIGERTSEDIKIRIGTVYDEGRRSEMDIRGRDMVTGLPLTITIRSEEVREALWDPVMSIVASAKSVLERTPPELSADIIDRGVILTGGGALLDGLDALLAEELKVPVLIAEDPMHCVVKGTGILLDHLDKLGKRR
- the spoIIID gene encoding sporulation transcriptional regulator SpoIIID codes for the protein MHDYIKERTIKIGRCIVETKHTVRTIAKEFGVSKSTVHKDLTERLPEINPDLADQVKHILEYHKSIRHLRGGEATKIKYKKTTGKKREVLAAAKA
- the spoIID gene encoding stage II sporulation protein D, which gives rise to MRRIVETGRRDALWRRLPGSRKPARLLPFFAIGFMAGISLLLIQLILAERLAPWQLTARSVMPDQVQAAHLQQPAGGDDRRPAPAVQAPAASGSQPSAQPRHAAAVSGGTAGASAGEAPAGSKQDPIVRVYLTKEKRIESVPLETYVKGAVAGEMPIDFEPEALKAQAIAARTYIVRRLEKNDRSGVPVAGADVTDTEQHQMYVPLSRLGSNWPEAQREADLAKLSKAVEDTKGLVVAYGDEPIEAVFFSTSNGYTENSEDYWQESIPYLRSVASPWDKELSPAYKETVTFTLSDFYSKLGISPAGKSKSPAIKVLKWTDGKRIAEVRIAGREFSGREVREKLELASAQFAWKVKGDSIVITTYGSGHGIGMSQWGADGMAKEGRSAEQILAYYYTGTKVEQASKLVNRS
- a CDS encoding M23 family metallopeptidase, with amino-acid sequence MNDNQNKPKQESPKTTMGGASAANSTNGWKKLLSKRWVTPAAFMVAAAIIVTLMWVYQDSDNSKPTTVDPTNVSDDSTSGDQAKGGSSDTAPVITGDESMAWPVLNRDKLEVALGFYDNNANEEERAAATIQSGDTFTPHVGIDLADPKGATFDVTAALSGKVTEVTQHPLNGNVVAIDSGNGLVTLYESLSNVKVAVGDEVKQGTVIAQAGRSDLEKDLGVHLHFEVRNNGTAVNPAELIEKK